ACCGAATATTAAGATGGACGTATACTGTATTTATGACAGGCATGATACTTTCTGTTATAGTGTTTGGGATTGCACTTAAGTTTTACGGGCCAGATCGGGTATTAGAACTACCTGTAATGCAGCCCTAAATAGAAATATAACATTAAATTTAAGATTATAGCTTTATTAAATTAGCCCTTCAAAAGCTAAAAAAACGATACAGAAAATTATCCCAATTACGGCCACTACAATGGTGAATTTTATAGCTTTTATTAAAGTAGAATCGGGTTTATCTTTATTTATATTTACTCTGGTCATGAGTGTTGGCATATTTAGTTCAAAATACTAAGTTAACTTCATTCGCTTTAATCTTTTATCTTGAAAAATAAATTTGTTACTTCTATTAAATATACGTTAACTAATTGATTATTTGTTAATTAAAATTTTAAATTAATTGAATCATCGTTTCCTTAAACCTTGTTTTTGGAGCCGAACAAATAAGGTGATCATTATAAATATCTTGAAACTTAGTTTCTATTTTGATGCCTAAATTTTTATTCTCAAAAACTTATAAAACACAAGATTTTGCCACATTTTATTTCTTTATGTAAGTAAAAAATTTAATACATCTGCCGTATAATATGTGAAAAGAGTAGATGAAATTGCGTATGTAGGCTTTTCTAAATAGATTTGAACAAACCCCTTAATTATGGCTATTACAGACAAATTATTATTAGCCTTTCACTATTTTGACAACGCCAATAAACAAGACCCAAATACCGAAGTTTTTAAAGGTACTACATACCCAAAAGAAATTCTCTACGCTATTAGAATGACAGAGCGTTTAAATGAGTTTAACCCTAACGCATCAGAAGTATTACAGCTTACTGCTCGTTGCCAACATATATGTAGATGGGAAATTCCAAGAGATTGTTATGAAATGAATCGTGAGGGATATTTACGTTGGAGACAAGATCTAAAAAATTATCATGTAAAAAAATCAACCACTATTTTAAAAAATGTAGGGTATACCCAAGAAACAATAGCCAAGGTTTGTTTTTTGTTGGAAAAAAAACAGC
The genomic region above belongs to Maribacter hydrothermalis and contains:
- a CDS encoding DUF4202 domain-containing protein, giving the protein MAITDKLLLAFHYFDNANKQDPNTEVFKGTTYPKEILYAIRMTERLNEFNPNASEVLQLTARCQHICRWEIPRDCYEMNREGYLRWRQDLKNYHVKKSTTILKNVGYTQETIAKVCFLLEKKQLKKNKETQCLEDVVCLVFLEFYFEPFALKHPEDKTIDILQKTWRKMSNEGQNAALKLPLSKFASTLISKALAN